In Procambarus clarkii isolate CNS0578487 chromosome 60, FALCON_Pclarkii_2.0, whole genome shotgun sequence, one genomic interval encodes:
- the LOC123766964 gene encoding U-scoloptoxin(01)-Er1a — MKVVAAVVCLVVATTARSPYLLPDGYIEVLGGEPNKVFDCANRAYGYYADVASGCRIFHVCDPVYDEEGLTVVRVDQFSFLCGNLTIFSQEYLTCTLPEEAFPCDQAATIYESSNAEFGKIPEEP, encoded by the coding sequence ATGAAGGTGGTCGCAGCTGTAGTGTGCCTGGTGGTGGCGACCACAGCCAGGTCGCCATACCTGCTCCCGGACGGCTACATCGAAGTCCTGGGCGGGGAACCAAACAAAGTCTTCGACTGCGCCAACCGCGCCTACGGCTACTACGCCGACGTGGCCAGCGGCTGCAGAATCTTCCACGTGTGCGACCCCGTATATGACGAAGAAGGACTGACGGTGGTGAGAGTAGACCAGTTCTCCTTCCTGTGCGGGAACCTGACGATTTTCAGCCAGGAATACCTCACTTGTACCCTGCCTGAAGAAGCCTTCCCGTGCGACCAGGCCGCGACCATCTACGAGTCTTCAAACGCAGAGTTCGGCAAGATTCCCGAAGAGCCGTAA